Proteins encoded together in one Kitasatospora albolonga window:
- a CDS encoding TetR family transcriptional regulator has protein sequence MVVFAGQGDARRSLSLLWRAEVAAPPRVGPGPKPRLSVDAIVAAAVAVADEDGMAALSMRAVGERLGRTAMALYTHVPGKSELLDLMYDAVHAELPSVYPESDGWRGPVTAWAGEVLELYVRHPWVLQVSQARPVLGPHEYANLDTLVRLLGATGLPPGTVRRLVGTLFPLVQGSARTVADARRAATATGSSDEEWWAARSAALTELVPDFAERFPAVIGLERDGAPEPYRARDGQDAMPYPEREARETFRVGLGVLLDGIEATVTAARAERP, from the coding sequence GTGGTGGTCTTTGCCGGGCAGGGCGACGCCCGCCGCTCCCTCTCCCTGCTCTGGCGCGCGGAGGTCGCCGCACCGCCGCGCGTCGGCCCCGGGCCCAAGCCCCGGCTGAGCGTGGACGCCATCGTGGCGGCGGCCGTCGCGGTCGCGGACGAGGACGGCATGGCGGCCCTGTCGATGCGGGCGGTCGGCGAGCGGCTCGGGCGGACGGCGATGGCGCTCTACACGCACGTCCCGGGCAAGAGCGAGCTGCTGGACCTGATGTACGACGCGGTCCACGCCGAACTCCCGTCCGTGTACCCGGAGTCGGACGGCTGGCGGGGGCCGGTCACCGCCTGGGCGGGCGAGGTGCTGGAGCTCTATGTCCGCCACCCGTGGGTGCTCCAGGTCTCGCAGGCGCGGCCGGTGCTGGGGCCGCACGAGTACGCGAACCTGGACACGCTGGTCCGGCTGCTCGGCGCGACCGGGCTGCCGCCCGGGACGGTGCGGCGGCTGGTGGGGACGCTGTTCCCGCTGGTGCAGGGCTCGGCGCGGACGGTGGCGGACGCGCGACGGGCCGCGACGGCGACCGGAAGCTCCGACGAGGAGTGGTGGGCGGCGCGCTCGGCGGCTCTCACGGAGCTGGTCCCGGACTTCGCGGAACGCTTTCCGGCGGTGATCGGGCTGGAGCGGGACGGGGCGCCGGAGCCGTACCGGGCGCGTGACGGCCAGGACGCGATGCCGTATCCGGAGCGGGAGGCGCGGGAGACGTTCCGGGTGGGGCTGGGGGTGCTGCTGGACGGGATCGAGGCGACAGTGACGGCGGCGCGCGCCGAACGGCCCTGA
- a CDS encoding NADPH-dependent ferric siderophore reductase: MGQAPSVMPVSHVRVTGVERITPRTARVTFTGDALPGLMENRPDQQMKLCLPREGRSVAAGLLPEQDAEDTYGMRWYEAFLAIPEARRPWLRSFTVRSYDRERNAMAVDFVLHGDLHGDLHGSLHGNGGPAARWGAAARPGDVLGMVGPSSLYARPLPAAERILLAGDESALPALATVLEALPPGTRALVYAEVADAAEERELPAAAGGAEVRWVHRDRGGSLVAAVREAGAELDGVGAAWVAGEASAVRALRRHLVGERRLPKKNVEFSGYWRRALTQDDAPTEEDLAWAAERAADAS; encoded by the coding sequence ATGGGTCAGGCCCCGTCGGTCATGCCGGTCAGCCATGTACGGGTCACCGGGGTCGAACGGATCACCCCGCGTACCGCCCGGGTCACCTTCACCGGCGACGCGCTGCCCGGGCTCATGGAGAACCGCCCCGACCAGCAGATGAAGCTGTGCCTGCCGCGCGAGGGGCGGAGCGTGGCGGCCGGGCTGCTGCCGGAGCAGGACGCCGAGGACACGTACGGCATGCGCTGGTACGAGGCGTTCCTCGCGATCCCGGAGGCGCGGCGGCCCTGGCTGCGCAGCTTCACCGTCCGCTCCTACGACCGTGAACGCAACGCGATGGCCGTCGACTTCGTGCTCCACGGGGATCTCCACGGCGATCTCCACGGCAGCCTCCACGGCAACGGCGGGCCCGCCGCGCGCTGGGGTGCCGCCGCCCGCCCCGGTGATGTGCTCGGCATGGTCGGCCCGTCGTCCCTCTACGCCCGGCCGCTGCCCGCCGCCGAGCGCATCCTCCTCGCCGGGGACGAGTCCGCCCTCCCGGCCCTCGCCACCGTGCTGGAGGCGCTGCCGCCCGGGACCCGGGCGCTCGTGTACGCCGAGGTCGCGGACGCTGCGGAGGAGCGCGAGCTGCCCGCCGCCGCCGGAGGGGCCGAGGTGCGCTGGGTGCACCGGGACCGGGGCGGCTCGCTGGTGGCAGCCGTACGGGAGGCCGGTGCGGAGCTCGACGGGGTGGGCGCGGCCTGGGTGGCGGGGGAGGCGTCGGCGGTGCGGGCGCTCCGCCGCCATCTGGTGGGGGAGCGCCGACTGCCCAAGAAGAACGTCGAGTTCAGCGGCTACTGGCGGCGCGCGCTCACCCAGGACGACGCCCCGACCGAGGAGGACCTCGCCTGGGCGGCGGAGCGGGCCGCCGACGCCTCGTAG
- a CDS encoding N-acyl-D-amino-acid deacylase, with the protein MDLVLRDALVVDGTGEPAYRADVAVDGGRIAEIHPESAPGPRPTATRTVDADGLALAPGFIDMHAHSDLALLRDPDHSAKAAQGVTLEVLGQDGLSYAPVDDRTLAEVRRSITGWNGDGSDIDFDWRTVGGYLDRLDRNFGGEGIAVNAAYLIPQGTVRMYAVGWDDRPATEAELTRMRELVDQGMREGAVGMSSGLTYTPGMYADDAELTQLCRVVARHGGYYCPHHRSYGAGALEAYEEMVRLTRNADCALHLAHATMNFGVNKGRAPDLLALLDGALAAGADISLDTYPYTPGCTTLVAMLPSWAGEGGPESILTRLADAASAEKIRHHLEVLGSDGCHGVPIEWDTIEISGVSAPHLSAYVGRTVAESAALRGEEPWVTARRLLTEDRLGTTILQHVGHEENVQQIMRHRVHTGGSDGILQGDKPHPRAYGTFPQYLGRYVRELGILSLEECVAHLTSRPAARLRLADRGLVREGYRADLVLFDPGTVAAGSTFEEPRTLPVGIPHVLIDGRFVMEDGRRTSVLAGRAVRGAGAA; encoded by the coding sequence ATGGACCTGGTCCTGCGTGACGCGCTCGTCGTCGACGGCACGGGCGAGCCCGCCTACCGCGCCGATGTGGCGGTCGACGGCGGGCGGATCGCCGAGATCCACCCCGAGTCCGCCCCCGGCCCCCGCCCCACCGCCACCCGCACGGTCGACGCCGACGGCCTCGCGCTGGCCCCCGGCTTCATCGACATGCACGCGCACAGCGATCTGGCGCTGCTGCGCGACCCGGACCACAGCGCGAAGGCGGCGCAGGGCGTCACGCTCGAAGTCCTGGGCCAGGACGGTCTGTCGTACGCCCCGGTCGACGACCGCACGCTGGCCGAGGTCCGGCGCTCCATCACCGGCTGGAACGGCGACGGCTCCGACATCGACTTCGACTGGCGTACGGTCGGCGGCTATCTGGACCGCCTGGACCGCAACTTCGGCGGCGAGGGCATCGCGGTCAACGCCGCCTATCTGATCCCGCAGGGCACGGTCCGGATGTACGCGGTCGGCTGGGACGACCGTCCCGCCACGGAGGCCGAACTGACCCGGATGCGGGAACTGGTGGACCAGGGCATGCGCGAGGGCGCGGTCGGCATGTCGTCCGGGCTGACGTACACCCCAGGGATGTACGCGGACGATGCCGAACTCACCCAACTCTGCCGGGTGGTGGCCCGTCACGGCGGCTACTACTGCCCGCACCACCGCAGTTACGGGGCGGGTGCGCTCGAAGCGTACGAGGAGATGGTGCGGCTCACGCGGAACGCCGACTGTGCCCTCCATCTCGCCCACGCCACCATGAACTTCGGCGTGAACAAGGGACGGGCACCCGACCTGCTGGCCCTGCTGGACGGCGCGCTGGCCGCCGGGGCCGACATCTCGCTCGACACCTACCCGTACACCCCCGGCTGCACCACGCTCGTGGCGATGCTGCCGAGCTGGGCGGGCGAGGGCGGCCCGGAGTCGATCCTCACCCGGCTCGCGGACGCGGCGAGCGCCGAGAAGATACGGCACCACCTGGAGGTGCTCGGCTCGGACGGCTGCCACGGGGTGCCGATCGAATGGGACACCATCGAGATCTCCGGCGTCAGCGCCCCGCACCTGTCCGCGTACGTGGGCCGTACGGTGGCGGAGTCGGCGGCACTGCGCGGCGAGGAGCCCTGGGTGACCGCGCGGCGGCTGCTCACCGAGGACCGGCTCGGGACGACGATCCTCCAGCATGTGGGCCATGAGGAGAACGTCCAGCAGATCATGCGCCACCGCGTGCACACGGGCGGCAGCGACGGCATCCTCCAGGGGGACAAGCCGCACCCGAGGGCGTACGGCACGTTTCCGCAGTATCTCGGGCGATACGTCAGGGAGTTGGGCATCCTCTCGCTGGAGGAGTGCGTCGCCCACCTGACCTCGCGCCCGGCCGCCCGGCTGCGGCTGGCGGACCGGGGCCTGGTGCGCGAGGGGTACCGCGCGGACCTGGTGCTCTTCGACCCGGGGACGGTGGCGGCGGGCTCCACGTTCGAGGAGCCGCGCACGCTGCCGGTGGGCATCCCGCACGTGCTGATCGACGGCCGGTTCGTCATGGAGGACGGCAGGCGGACGTCGGTGCTGGCGGGCCGGGCGGTCCGGGGAGCGGGGGCCGCCTGA
- a CDS encoding amino acid deaminase: MAAEHPTDHTAKLAAGLAEERVDHRFKALPPDAEGLTVGTLAAERRNLFTGGFTTPVLALSAESVEHNLAVLEAYAERHGLAFAPHGKTSMAPQLFADQLRRGAWGITAAVPHQARVYRAYGIGRIFLANELVDPVALRWLAGELSTDPEFRFVCYVDSVRGVELMEEALSAAGATRPLDVVVELGAGEGARTGARTEADCAAVADAVAAAGSLRLVGVAGYEGEVPDADPERVREWLRRLVALAAAFDGEKRFAGAGEIVISAGGSAWFDAVADVFAEIPELGAPVLKLLRSGAYVSHDDGHYKHLTPFNRVPGEGALEPAFRLWAQVVSRPSGEQAFLNAGKRDAAYDLDLPEAQVVRSARDGSVRPATGISVTGLSDQHTWVRTEPGAELEVGDWVGMGLSHPCTSFDKWQLIPLVEADGTVADYIRTFF; the protein is encoded by the coding sequence TTGGCAGCCGAACACCCCACCGACCACACCGCGAAACTGGCCGCCGGTCTCGCCGAGGAGCGCGTCGACCACCGCTTCAAGGCGCTGCCGCCCGACGCGGAGGGCCTGACCGTCGGGACCCTCGCCGCCGAGCGCCGCAACCTCTTCACCGGCGGGTTCACCACCCCCGTCCTCGCCCTCTCCGCCGAGTCGGTCGAGCACAACCTCGCCGTCCTGGAGGCGTACGCCGAGCGCCACGGCCTCGCCTTCGCCCCGCACGGCAAGACATCGATGGCCCCGCAGCTCTTCGCGGACCAGCTCCGGCGCGGCGCCTGGGGCATCACGGCCGCCGTGCCGCACCAGGCACGGGTCTACCGGGCGTACGGGATCGGGCGGATCTTCCTCGCCAACGAGCTGGTCGATCCGGTGGCGCTGCGCTGGCTGGCCGGTGAGCTGAGCACCGACCCGGAGTTCCGCTTCGTCTGTTACGTCGACTCCGTGCGCGGGGTCGAGCTGATGGAGGAGGCCCTGAGCGCGGCGGGCGCCACCCGCCCCCTCGATGTGGTCGTGGAGCTCGGCGCGGGCGAGGGCGCGCGGACCGGGGCCCGCACCGAGGCCGACTGCGCGGCGGTGGCGGACGCGGTGGCGGCGGCCGGGTCGCTGCGCCTGGTGGGCGTGGCCGGGTACGAGGGCGAGGTGCCGGACGCCGATCCGGAGCGCGTACGGGAGTGGCTGCGGCGCCTCGTCGCACTGGCGGCCGCCTTCGACGGCGAGAAGCGGTTCGCCGGGGCCGGGGAGATCGTGATCAGCGCGGGCGGCAGCGCCTGGTTCGACGCGGTCGCGGACGTCTTCGCGGAGATTCCCGAACTGGGCGCTCCCGTACTGAAGTTGCTGCGCTCCGGTGCGTACGTGTCCCACGACGACGGGCACTACAAGCACCTCACCCCGTTCAACCGCGTCCCCGGGGAAGGCGCGTTGGAGCCCGCCTTCCGCCTCTGGGCCCAGGTCGTCTCCCGCCCCTCCGGCGAGCAGGCGTTCCTCAACGCGGGCAAGCGGGACGCGGCGTACGACCTGGACCTCCCCGAGGCGCAGGTGGTCCGCTCCGCCCGGGACGGCTCGGTGCGCCCCGCCACCGGGATCTCCGTCACCGGTCTCTCCGACCAGCACACCTGGGTCCGTACGGAGCCGGGGGCCGAGCTGGAGGTGGGTGACTGGGTCGGCATGGGCCTCTCGCACCCCTGCACCAGCTTCGACAAGTGGCAGCTGATCCCGCTGGTGGAGGCGGACGGCACGGTCGCGGACTACATCCGCACGTTCTTCTGA
- a CDS encoding carbohydrate kinase yields MSGPAAGTARAATTTTDVVCLGESMVTFLPSQPGRLADVPSFGRGIGGAESNVACALAAAGHRVAWVGRVGADGFGDHLVETISGYGVDTSAVRRDPARPTGIYFRTAADRGTGTHEVAYYRAGSAASAMSPENMPYEHLLAGRVLHLSGITAALSAGCLALLRDLTAPRAARPLVSFDVNHRPHLWRDGDASVLLELARRCDLVFVGEDEAEETWGIVGAEAVREALPEPSVVVVKRGSAGATVFSSGRHPGARSANAEGADTAPTAPASPASPAVAFGPDTVTDVPALRVDVVAAVGAGDAFAAGFLSATLRDLPVRDRVRHGHLMAAAALTAPGDLADPPARDHADRLVALDDAAWGRLRLGPGWTAADRAPEEVRTP; encoded by the coding sequence GTGTCCGGACCCGCAGCAGGGACGGCCCGCGCCGCCACGACCACCACCGATGTCGTCTGTCTCGGTGAGTCCATGGTGACGTTCCTGCCCTCGCAGCCCGGCCGCCTCGCCGATGTGCCGTCCTTCGGGCGCGGGATCGGGGGCGCCGAGTCCAACGTGGCCTGCGCGCTCGCCGCCGCCGGGCACCGGGTGGCGTGGGTGGGGCGGGTCGGCGCGGACGGCTTCGGCGACCATCTGGTCGAGACGATCTCCGGGTACGGGGTCGACACGTCGGCCGTCCGCCGGGACCCGGCCCGCCCGACGGGCATCTACTTCCGTACGGCGGCCGACCGGGGCACCGGCACGCACGAGGTGGCGTACTACCGGGCGGGTTCGGCGGCCTCCGCGATGTCGCCGGAGAACATGCCGTACGAGCATCTCCTCGCGGGCCGCGTCCTGCACCTGTCCGGGATCACGGCCGCGCTCTCCGCCGGCTGCCTGGCGCTGCTGCGGGACCTGACGGCTCCGCGCGCAGCCCGTCCGCTGGTGTCGTTCGACGTGAACCATCGGCCGCACCTGTGGCGGGACGGCGATGCCTCCGTGCTGCTGGAGCTGGCCCGCCGCTGTGACCTGGTGTTCGTGGGGGAGGACGAGGCGGAGGAGACGTGGGGGATCGTGGGCGCGGAGGCGGTACGGGAGGCGCTGCCGGAGCCTTCCGTGGTGGTGGTGAAGCGGGGGAGTGCGGGGGCGACGGTGTTCTCCTCGGGGCGCCACCCCGGAGCCCGCTCCGCAAACGCCGAAGGGGCCGACACGGCCCCCACTGCCCCTGCCTCCCCTGCCTCCCCCGCCGTGGCTTTCGGCCCCGACACCGTCACTGACGTCCCCGCCCTCCGTGTGGATGTCGTCGCCGCCGTCGGGGCAGGGGACGCGTTCGCCGCCGGGTTCCTCTCCGCGACCCTGCGGGACCTGCCCGTACGGGACCGGGTCCGGCACGGTCACCTGATGGCCGCCGCCGCCCTCACCGCGCCCGGCGACCTCGCCGACCCGCCCGCCCGCGACCACGCCGACCGCCTCGTCGCCCTCGACGACGCCGCCTGGGGGAGACTTCGTCTCGGCCCCGGCTGGACCGCAGCCGACCGGGCCCCCGAGGAGGTACGTACGCCATGA
- a CDS encoding IclR family transcriptional regulator gives MSQTVDRALSILPLLAQGPADLGQVAERLGVHKSTALRLLRTLHEHGLVYRQQDQRYRLGARLFALAQEAVENLDVREIAHAHLVELNDRCGHTVHLAVYEEQEVLYIDKVESRYPVRMYSRIGKPVAITVAAVAKLLLADLTEPERRAIAEKLDYPMYTSRSTPNAAAFLKELAVVREQGWATDLGGHEESINCIGAPIRGADGRVVAAMSVSAPNVVVTAEELLTLLPLVRRTAETISREYSGSGTNRPKKV, from the coding sequence ATGAGCCAGACCGTCGACCGGGCACTCAGCATCCTGCCGCTGCTCGCCCAGGGCCCCGCCGACCTCGGCCAGGTCGCCGAGCGGCTCGGCGTCCACAAGTCCACGGCGCTGCGCCTGCTGCGTACGCTCCACGAGCACGGGCTCGTCTACCGCCAGCAGGATCAGCGCTACCGCCTCGGCGCCCGGCTCTTCGCGCTCGCGCAGGAGGCCGTGGAGAACCTCGACGTACGCGAGATCGCCCACGCCCACCTGGTCGAGCTGAACGACCGGTGCGGGCACACCGTGCACCTCGCCGTCTACGAGGAGCAGGAAGTCCTCTACATCGACAAGGTCGAGAGCCGCTACCCGGTCCGGATGTACTCGCGGATCGGCAAGCCCGTCGCGATCACCGTCGCGGCCGTGGCCAAGCTGCTGCTGGCCGACCTCACCGAGCCCGAGCGGCGCGCGATCGCCGAGAAGCTCGACTACCCCATGTACACGTCCCGTTCGACGCCGAACGCGGCCGCCTTCCTCAAGGAGCTGGCCGTCGTCCGCGAACAGGGCTGGGCCACCGACCTCGGTGGCCACGAGGAGTCCATCAACTGCATCGGCGCCCCCATCCGGGGCGCGGACGGCCGGGTCGTCGCGGCCATGTCGGTCTCCGCACCGAACGTGGTCGTCACGGCCGAGGAACTCCTCACCCTCCTCCCGCTGGTCCGGCGCACCGCCGAGACCATCAGCCGGGAGTACTCCGGCTCCGGCACCAACCGACCCAAGAAAGTCTGA
- a CDS encoding reactive intermediate/imine deaminase, with translation MTEKIALTPSTHTTPPAKFSHGVKKGNILQVAGQVGFLPAVAGQAPTPAGPTLREQTLQTFANVKAILEEGGASWDDVMMMRVYLTDVDHFAEMNEIYNAYFAEQNLKEAPSARTTVYVGLPKGLLIEIDALAVLS, from the coding sequence ATGACCGAGAAGATCGCGCTCACCCCGTCCACGCACACCACGCCCCCGGCGAAGTTCTCGCACGGCGTGAAGAAGGGGAACATCCTCCAGGTCGCCGGCCAGGTCGGCTTCCTCCCGGCGGTGGCGGGCCAGGCCCCGACCCCGGCCGGCCCCACCCTGCGCGAGCAGACCCTCCAGACCTTCGCCAACGTCAAGGCGATCCTGGAGGAGGGCGGCGCGAGCTGGGACGACGTGATGATGATGCGCGTCTACCTCACGGACGTGGACCACTTCGCGGAGATGAACGAGATCTACAACGCGTACTTCGCCGAGCAGAACCTCAAGGAGGCCCCGTCGGCGCGGACGACGGTCTACGTGGGCCTGCCCAAGGGCCTGCTGATCGAGATCGACGCGCTGGCGGTACTGAGCTGA
- a CDS encoding permease — translation MPLAATPPPVETPPHTGGLLLLIDGTAGLLTVAALGIALLLFLIIKVRLQPFVALLAVSIAVGLGAGLSVTELFGTVQKSAAASVIESGMGGILGHVAIIIGLGTMLGAILEVSGGAEVLSARLLNLFGEKRAPLAMGLTGLIFGIPVFFDVGIFVLAPIVYAAAKRSGKSVLLYAMPLLAGLSMTHAFLPPHPGPVAAAGLFNVSLGWVILMGAVVGIPSVLAAWAYASWIGKRIFVDVPQDMVDAAAEAKEAVAAEQRAAGVTPYEKPVPLATVLAIIGTPLILILAATFSSIALNPSTLRSVVEFFGNPFVALTIALFLAYYLLGIRRGWSRTSLESVSTSSLKPVGNILLVVGAGGVFGAVLKGSGIADALADTFNDVGLPVILLAWLISVVLRVAQGSATVAIVTTAGIVVPLVEGQDLSQAHLALIIMAISAGSIFASHVNDGGFWMVSKYFGISERDTLKSWTVLETVLSVAGFAVAALLSLMI, via the coding sequence ATGCCCCTCGCCGCCACCCCACCGCCGGTCGAGACCCCACCGCACACCGGTGGCCTGCTCCTCCTGATCGACGGCACAGCCGGTCTGCTGACCGTCGCCGCGCTCGGTATCGCGCTCCTCCTCTTCCTGATCATCAAGGTCAGACTCCAGCCGTTCGTCGCCCTGTTGGCCGTCTCCATAGCCGTCGGCCTCGGCGCCGGGCTCTCGGTCACCGAACTCTTCGGCACCGTGCAGAAATCCGCCGCCGCCTCGGTCATCGAGTCCGGCATGGGCGGCATCCTCGGCCATGTGGCGATCATCATCGGGCTCGGTACGATGCTCGGCGCGATCCTCGAAGTGTCCGGCGGGGCCGAGGTGTTGAGCGCCCGCCTGCTGAACCTCTTCGGCGAGAAGCGCGCCCCGCTCGCGATGGGCCTGACGGGTCTGATCTTCGGTATCCCGGTCTTCTTCGACGTGGGCATCTTCGTCCTCGCGCCGATCGTGTACGCGGCCGCCAAGCGGTCCGGGAAATCGGTCCTGCTCTATGCGATGCCGCTGCTGGCGGGCCTGTCGATGACCCACGCGTTCCTGCCCCCGCACCCGGGCCCGGTGGCCGCCGCCGGACTCTTCAACGTGTCGCTGGGCTGGGTCATCCTGATGGGCGCGGTCGTCGGCATCCCGTCCGTGCTGGCCGCCTGGGCGTACGCCTCCTGGATCGGGAAGCGGATCTTCGTCGACGTACCGCAGGACATGGTGGACGCCGCCGCCGAGGCCAAGGAGGCCGTCGCCGCCGAACAGCGGGCGGCGGGCGTCACGCCGTACGAGAAGCCGGTGCCGCTCGCCACGGTCCTCGCGATCATCGGAACCCCGCTGATCCTGATCCTCGCCGCGACCTTCTCCTCCATCGCGCTGAACCCTTCGACTCTCCGCTCGGTCGTGGAGTTCTTCGGCAACCCGTTCGTGGCCCTGACGATCGCGCTGTTCCTCGCGTACTACCTGCTGGGTATCCGCCGGGGCTGGTCCCGCACGTCCCTGGAGTCGGTCTCCACGTCCTCGCTCAAGCCCGTCGGCAACATCCTGCTGGTGGTCGGCGCGGGCGGCGTCTTCGGCGCCGTACTCAAGGGCAGCGGCATCGCGGACGCGCTGGCCGACACGTTCAACGACGTGGGCCTGCCGGTCATCCTGCTCGCCTGGCTGATCTCGGTCGTGCTGCGCGTCGCCCAGGGCTCGGCCACCGTCGCGATCGTCACGACGGCGGGAATCGTGGTCCCGCTGGTCGAGGGCCAGGATCTGTCCCAGGCCCACCTGGCGCTGATCATCATGGCGATCTCGGCGGGCTCGATCTTCGCCTCGCACGTGAACGACGGCGGCTTCTGGATGGTGTCGAAGTACTTCGGCATCTCGGAACGCGACACACTGAAGTCCTGGACGGTGCTGGAGACGGTGCTGTCGGTGGCGGGCTTCGCGGTGGCGGCACTGCTGAGCCTGATGATCTAG
- a CDS encoding twitching motility protein PilT — translation MRLLLDTHVVLWWLGDSDELSDQVKGLLDTEPSVHLSAVSAWEIAIKQSLGKLDGPDDLAERVRDSQFTALPITAGHGVRAGRLPALHRDPFDRILVAQAQTEGMTIVTRDQWIPRYDVQVMAV, via the coding sequence ATGCGCCTGCTGCTCGACACCCATGTGGTCCTCTGGTGGCTCGGGGATTCCGACGAGCTGTCCGATCAGGTCAAGGGCCTCCTCGACACGGAACCCTCCGTCCACCTCAGCGCGGTGTCCGCGTGGGAGATCGCCATCAAGCAGTCCCTGGGCAAGCTCGACGGCCCGGACGACCTGGCGGAGCGCGTACGCGACAGCCAGTTCACGGCGCTGCCGATCACCGCGGGACACGGGGTCCGGGCGGGCAGGCTGCCTGCCCTGCACCGCGACCCCTTCGACCGGATACTGGTCGCCCAGGCGCAGACCGAGGGAATGACCATCGTGACCCGCGACCAGTGGATTCCGCGGTACGACGTCCAGGTCATGGCCGTCTGA
- a CDS encoding prevent-host-death protein, whose product MEAARQYNVHEAKTHFSRILEQVATGEEVVISKAGEPVAKVVPLRPKVRRTGRGSLAGRIHIADDFDELPDDIADAFGMR is encoded by the coding sequence GTGGAAGCAGCCCGTCAATACAACGTGCACGAGGCCAAGACGCACTTCTCCCGCATCCTGGAGCAAGTCGCCACCGGCGAAGAAGTCGTCATCAGCAAGGCCGGCGAGCCGGTCGCCAAGGTGGTGCCCCTGCGTCCGAAGGTCAGGAGGACCGGGCGCGGGTCGCTGGCAGGGCGTATCCACATCGCCGACGACTTCGACGAGCTGCCGGACGACATCGCCGATGCCTTCGGGATGCGCTGA
- a CDS encoding iron transporter, whose product MAETRATTGTGEQTSRPRKSSWKYIGPGIVVAATGVGAGDLVATLVAGSKFGYTLMWAAVIGCLVKISLAEAAGRWHLATGRTLFDGWRSLGAWTTVYFAIYVVVWGFIYGATAMSSSALPIVALFPDGPGLKFWAIVTGLTGLAFVWFNRYAVFEKVMTVLVGIMFVVVVYVAARVVPDVGASFAGLVPVLPDGSLLYTLGLIGGVGGTITMAAYGYWVNAKGWSNSSWMKVMRLDNRVAYLTTGIFVVAMLIVGAELLHASQLALTSGDRGLIDLGTILEDRFGPSTATLFLVGFFATSFSSLIGVWHGVSLMFADFVERFRAPADREKEHAGPAVVDRQQRSRPFRAYLLWLTFPPMTLLWLDEPFGLVIAYGVLGAFFMPFLALTLLWLLNSSRTPREWRNSWLSNGMLALAGLLFIVLCVQQVRELPW is encoded by the coding sequence ATGGCGGAGACAAGAGCAACCACAGGGACAGGGGAGCAGACCTCCCGACCACGTAAGTCCAGCTGGAAGTACATCGGCCCCGGCATCGTTGTCGCGGCGACCGGGGTCGGGGCTGGTGACCTGGTCGCGACCCTCGTCGCGGGCAGCAAGTTCGGGTACACGCTCATGTGGGCGGCGGTGATCGGCTGCCTCGTCAAGATCTCGCTCGCCGAGGCGGCCGGGCGCTGGCACCTGGCGACCGGACGCACGCTCTTCGACGGCTGGCGCAGCCTCGGCGCGTGGACGACCGTCTACTTCGCGATCTACGTCGTCGTCTGGGGCTTCATCTACGGCGCGACCGCCATGTCCTCCAGCGCCCTGCCCATCGTGGCGCTCTTCCCGGACGGGCCGGGGCTGAAGTTCTGGGCGATCGTGACCGGGCTGACCGGGCTGGCCTTCGTCTGGTTCAATCGGTACGCCGTCTTCGAGAAGGTCATGACGGTCCTGGTCGGCATCATGTTCGTGGTGGTCGTCTACGTGGCCGCCCGGGTGGTGCCGGACGTGGGTGCCTCGTTCGCCGGGCTCGTCCCCGTACTGCCGGACGGCTCGCTGCTCTACACCCTCGGGCTGATCGGCGGCGTCGGCGGCACGATCACGATGGCGGCCTACGGTTACTGGGTGAACGCCAAAGGCTGGAGCAACTCCTCCTGGATGAAGGTGATGCGGCTCGACAACCGGGTCGCCTACCTCACCACCGGCATCTTCGTCGTCGCCATGCTGATCGTCGGCGCCGAACTGCTGCACGCCTCGCAGCTCGCCCTCACCTCCGGCGACCGCGGACTGATCGACCTCGGCACGATCCTGGAGGACCGCTTCGGCCCGTCGACCGCCACGCTCTTCCTGGTCGGCTTCTTCGCCACCTCCTTCTCGTCGCTGATCGGCGTCTGGCACGGGGTGAGCCTGATGTTCGCCGACTTCGTGGAGCGGTTCCGCGCCCCGGCGGACCGGGAGAAGGAACACGCGGGCCCGGCCGTCGTCGACCGCCAGCAGCGCTCGCGGCCCTTCCGCGCCTACCTCCTCTGGCTGACCTTCCCGCCGATGACCCTCCTCTGGCTGGACGAACCCTTCGGCCTGGTCATCGCGTACGGGGTGCTCGGCGCGTTCTTCATGCCGTTCCTCGCCCTGACCCTGCTCTGGCTGCTCAACTCCTCCCGTACGCCCAGGGAATGGCGCAACAGCTGGCTCAGCAACGGGATGCTGGCCCTCGCGGGGCTGCTGTTCATCGTGCTCTGCGTCCAGCAGGTGCGCGAACTGCCCTGGTGA